The Rhizobium sp. BT03 genome has a window encoding:
- the bcsA gene encoding UDP-forming cellulose synthase catalytic subunit, producing MRKARSVFIWAVVSLCMIVLITLPVNLQTQLITSITVVTVMALIKVLKGEGTWRLVALAFGTSIVLRYVYWRTTNTLPPVNQLENFIPGLLLYLAEMYSVAMLALSLFIVATPLPPRPSRAANPGRLPHVDVFVPSYNEDAGLLGNTLAAAKAMDYPAEKLHVWLLDDGGTLQKRNSGKLLEAQAAAARHVELKQLCQDLDVHYLTRDRNEHAKAGNLNNGMKHSTGELIAVFDADHAPARDFLLETVGYFEDDPKLFLVQTPHFFINPDPLERNLRTFDKMPSENEMFYGIIQRGLDKWNAAFFCGSAAVLSRRALESQNGFSGISITEDCETALALHGSGWNSIYVDKPLIAGLQPATFASFIGQRSRWAQGMMQILRFRFPLLKRGLSIPQRLCYMSSTLFWLFPFPRTIFLFAPLFYLFFDLEIFTASGGEFLAYTLAYMLVNLMMQNYLYGSFRWPWISELYEYVQTVHLLPAVVSVMLNPRKPTFKVTAKDESIAVSRLSEISRPFFVIFAVQIIALVITFYRIYAEPYKADVTLVVGGWNVINLIMAGCALGVVSERGERALSRRVRVNRRCEFGANGKWYTASIEDVSVHGARLHIFNKQLDEMLVGAVGEIRFRPYSGAELETLPLIVRNIEPSGDISNVGCQYVPKSALDHRLIADLMFANSGQWTEFQASRRRNPGLIRGTVWFLGLALYQTSRGLVYFFRSMRPEREAQQRQAAKVNAG from the coding sequence ATGCGCAAAGCCCGCAGTGTCTTCATATGGGCCGTGGTTTCGCTCTGCATGATCGTGCTGATCACGCTGCCGGTCAATTTGCAGACCCAGCTCATCACCAGCATCACGGTCGTGACGGTGATGGCGCTGATCAAGGTCTTGAAGGGCGAGGGGACCTGGCGCCTGGTGGCGCTCGCCTTCGGCACCTCGATCGTGCTGCGCTATGTTTACTGGCGCACCACCAATACGCTGCCGCCTGTCAACCAGCTTGAGAATTTCATTCCCGGCCTGCTGCTCTATCTCGCCGAAATGTACAGCGTCGCCATGCTGGCGCTCAGCCTGTTCATCGTCGCCACACCGCTGCCGCCACGCCCCTCGCGTGCCGCCAATCCCGGGCGTTTGCCGCATGTCGATGTCTTCGTGCCGTCCTACAACGAGGATGCCGGGCTTCTCGGCAATACGCTGGCCGCCGCCAAGGCGATGGACTATCCGGCCGAGAAGCTGCATGTCTGGCTGCTCGACGACGGAGGCACCTTGCAGAAGCGCAATTCCGGCAAGCTGCTCGAGGCCCAGGCCGCCGCTGCCCGCCATGTCGAGCTGAAGCAGCTCTGCCAGGACCTCGACGTCCATTATCTCACGCGCGATCGCAACGAACATGCCAAGGCCGGCAATCTCAACAACGGCATGAAACACTCGACCGGCGAACTCATCGCCGTCTTCGACGCCGATCACGCGCCGGCCCGCGATTTCCTGCTCGAGACCGTCGGTTACTTCGAAGACGACCCGAAGCTCTTCCTCGTCCAGACCCCGCACTTCTTCATCAATCCCGATCCGCTGGAGCGCAATCTGCGCACCTTCGACAAGATGCCGAGCGAGAACGAAATGTTCTACGGCATCATCCAGCGCGGCCTCGATAAATGGAACGCCGCCTTCTTCTGCGGCTCGGCCGCGGTCCTGAGCCGCAGGGCGCTCGAATCCCAGAACGGCTTTTCCGGCATCAGCATCACCGAGGATTGCGAGACGGCCTTGGCGCTGCACGGCAGCGGCTGGAACAGCATCTATGTCGACAAGCCGCTGATTGCCGGCCTGCAGCCGGCCACATTCGCAAGCTTCATCGGCCAGCGCAGCCGCTGGGCGCAGGGCATGATGCAGATCCTGCGCTTCCGCTTCCCGCTGCTGAAGCGCGGCCTGTCGATCCCGCAGCGCCTCTGCTACATGTCTTCGACGCTGTTCTGGCTCTTCCCGTTCCCGCGCACGATCTTCCTGTTTGCGCCGCTCTTCTACCTGTTTTTCGATCTGGAAATCTTCACCGCCTCCGGCGGCGAGTTCCTCGCCTATACGCTTGCCTACATGCTGGTGAACCTGATGATGCAGAACTACCTCTACGGGTCGTTCCGCTGGCCATGGATTTCCGAGCTCTACGAATATGTCCAGACCGTGCATCTGCTGCCGGCTGTCGTCTCCGTCATGCTCAATCCGAGGAAGCCGACCTTCAAGGTTACCGCCAAGGACGAATCGATTGCCGTCAGCCGCCTGTCGGAGATCAGCCGTCCGTTCTTCGTCATCTTTGCGGTGCAGATCATCGCGCTCGTCATCACCTTCTACAGAATCTATGCCGAGCCCTATAAGGCCGACGTCACGCTCGTCGTCGGCGGCTGGAACGTCATCAACCTGATCATGGCCGGCTGCGCGCTCGGTGTCGTGTCGGAGCGCGGCGAGCGGGCCTTGTCCCGCCGCGTCCGCGTCAACCGGCGCTGTGAATTCGGCGCCAACGGCAAGTGGTATACCGCCTCGATCGAGGACGTCTCCGTTCATGGCGCAAGGCTTCACATCTTCAACAAGCAACTCGACGAGATGCTGGTCGGCGCCGTCGGCGAAATCCGCTTCCGGCCCTATAGCGGCGCGGAACTGGAAACCCTGCCGCTGATCGTCCGCAATATCGAGCCGTCGGGTGACATCAGCAATGTCGGCTGCCAATACGTGCCGAAAAGCGCGCTCGACCATCGCCTGATCGCCGATCTGATGTTTGCCAACTCAGGCCAGTGGACCGAGTTCCAGGCGTCGCGCCGCCGCAATCCCGGCCTGATCCGCGGCACCGTCTGGTTCCTCGGCTTGGCGCTTTACCAGACCAGCCGCGGCCTCGTTTATTTCTTTCGCAGCATGCGGCCGGAGCGCGAGGCGCAGCAGCGGCAGGCGGCAAAGGTCAACGCCGGATGA
- the bcsN gene encoding cellulose biosynthesis protein BcsN, translating to MRLRKTISLVAVVGMMAGCTSTGGVRQPSGPETVAPEKALVLPPPGGPSIVSVVERKRGNGVEQTISLFTSSSVPGQNSLKVQFFGASGANPGTGNAGFSMINESGIAREVARAAPGVPMATSATFLQNSYGPFGYASGRSRAGDTCIYAWQQIRSSVNATTQARNFGMIQLRLRLCDANASERQLLGIVYGYTISGAFDGEIWNPYGNPPPADAALGRTGEPIYPDQGGYRASPMPIGYEPAPAIVGRPRVAPARSASQPAQGAAPMPAPIGPRVPLPGEAPQARLMPDAAPPEQPVEQSARAIGVTVPSPDCIGDAAMTAACRR from the coding sequence ATGCGTTTGCGGAAGACGATATCGCTGGTGGCCGTAGTGGGCATGATGGCCGGCTGCACCTCGACAGGCGGTGTGCGCCAGCCCTCCGGGCCGGAGACCGTGGCGCCTGAAAAGGCGCTGGTCCTGCCGCCGCCGGGCGGCCCGTCGATCGTCAGCGTCGTCGAGCGCAAGCGTGGCAACGGCGTCGAGCAGACAATCTCCTTGTTTACCTCATCCTCCGTGCCCGGTCAGAACTCCCTGAAGGTTCAGTTTTTCGGCGCGTCCGGGGCCAACCCCGGCACCGGCAATGCCGGCTTCAGCATGATCAACGAGAGTGGCATCGCCCGCGAAGTGGCGCGCGCGGCCCCGGGCGTGCCGATGGCGACGTCGGCGACCTTCCTGCAGAACAGCTATGGCCCTTTCGGTTATGCCTCCGGCCGCAGCCGTGCCGGCGACACCTGCATCTATGCCTGGCAGCAGATCCGCTCGAGCGTCAACGCCACCACGCAGGCGCGCAATTTCGGTATGATCCAGCTGCGCCTGCGTCTCTGCGACGCGAATGCCAGCGAGCGTCAGCTGCTCGGCATCGTCTATGGCTATACCATATCGGGCGCCTTCGACGGGGAGATCTGGAACCCTTACGGCAATCCGCCGCCCGCCGATGCCGCGCTCGGGCGCACCGGCGAGCCGATCTATCCTGACCAGGGCGGCTATCGCGCCAGCCCGATGCCGATCGGCTACGAGCCGGCGCCTGCCATTGTCGGCCGGCCGCGGGTCGCTCCAGCCCGCAGCGCTTCGCAACCGGCACAGGGCGCCGCACCGATGCCCGCGCCCATCGGCCCGCGCGTGCCGCTGCCGGGTGAGGCGCCGCAGGCGAGGCTGATGCCGGATGCAGCGCCGCCCGAACAGCCGGTCGAACAATCCGCAAGAGCGATCGGCGTCACCGTGCCGTCGCCAGACTGCATAGGCGACGCGGCCATGACGGCCGCCTGCCGGAGATAG
- a CDS encoding DUF1236 domain-containing protein: MRKIMLAAAAMLTISSAASAQSTVIVTDPAPTGSVVLPGEVRTYVMEQNTPSVVYEGDIAVGATLPDTVEIHTVPNIDGYGYTVVNERRVIVEPKTHRVIQVLE, from the coding sequence ATGCGCAAGATCATGCTGGCCGCGGCCGCCATGCTGACCATCAGCTCCGCCGCCTCCGCGCAGAGCACCGTCATCGTCACCGATCCCGCCCCGACCGGCTCCGTCGTGCTGCCGGGCGAAGTTCGCACCTATGTCATGGAGCAAAACACGCCGTCCGTCGTCTATGAAGGCGATATCGCCGTCGGCGCGACGCTGCCGGATACCGTCGAAATACACACGGTGCCGAATATAGACGGCTATGGCTATACCGTCGTCAACGAGCGGCGCGTCATCGTCGAGCCGAAGACGCACCGCGTGATCCAGGTCCTGGAATGA
- a CDS encoding ATP-binding protein codes for MDLLSATDWLRHRPGYTYPLAVAFVGLTFLLRLAASDYLSGFPFLSFLPAILLASFIGGAGPGFVAAILAAFIVQQFFVEPYDIFWPVSAGQWVGLSTYLINAVIIIGLMEMIIVAHGRQSRLRDELNSFNTRLEQTVVQRTAELRHEMEENAAAQAQVRQLQKMETIGQLTGGVAHDFNNMLAIIIGNLDLAQRRMSGHEDPRLLHSIQNAKDGAQRAAVLTARLLAFSRQQPLAPEVIDLNKLVGGMSELLRRTLGEQIRIETVLAGGLWPSFADLSQLENAILNLAVNARDAMPGGGNLTIETANTELDERYSRMHSEVDAGQYVMISMTDTGTGMSPDVIERAFDPFYTTKGPGKGTGLGLSQVYGYIKQSGGHIKIYSEIDRGTTVKIYLPRHVGATDARLSASGAQPIPQGSVNDTILVVEDDENVRIMTAESLHELGYTVLQAASGMEALLLLEANREVDLIFTDIVMPQMSGRQLADIVQEKWPAIRILYTTGYTRNAIVHNGVLDHGVSLLAKPFSLEQLAHKVRELLNVPARMEDERT; via the coding sequence ATGGATTTGCTGAGCGCCACGGATTGGCTGCGTCATAGGCCGGGTTATACATATCCGCTGGCCGTTGCCTTCGTGGGCCTGACGTTTCTTCTGAGGCTTGCCGCCAGCGACTATCTCTCCGGCTTTCCCTTTCTGAGCTTCCTTCCGGCGATATTGCTGGCGAGTTTCATCGGCGGCGCGGGGCCGGGCTTCGTCGCGGCGATACTGGCCGCTTTCATCGTCCAGCAGTTTTTCGTCGAGCCGTACGATATCTTCTGGCCGGTCAGCGCCGGCCAATGGGTTGGGCTTTCAACCTATCTCATCAATGCGGTGATCATTATCGGCCTGATGGAGATGATCATCGTCGCGCATGGCCGGCAGAGCCGCCTCCGCGACGAACTCAACAGTTTCAACACGCGCCTTGAACAGACGGTGGTCCAGCGCACCGCCGAGCTCCGGCACGAGATGGAAGAGAATGCCGCCGCGCAGGCGCAGGTGCGCCAGTTGCAGAAGATGGAGACGATCGGTCAGCTCACAGGCGGCGTCGCTCATGATTTCAACAACATGCTGGCGATCATCATTGGCAACCTCGATCTCGCCCAGCGGCGCATGAGCGGACATGAGGATCCCCGCCTGCTGCACTCCATCCAGAATGCCAAAGACGGCGCCCAGAGGGCCGCGGTCCTGACCGCCCGTCTTCTCGCTTTCTCGCGCCAGCAGCCGCTCGCCCCTGAAGTGATCGACCTCAACAAACTGGTCGGCGGCATGTCGGAGCTGCTGCGGCGTACGCTCGGCGAGCAGATCCGGATCGAGACCGTGCTTGCCGGCGGCCTCTGGCCGAGCTTTGCCGATTTGAGCCAGCTTGAGAACGCTATCCTGAACCTTGCCGTCAACGCCCGCGACGCCATGCCCGGCGGCGGAAATCTGACCATCGAGACCGCCAATACCGAACTCGACGAGCGATATTCCCGCATGCATTCGGAGGTCGATGCCGGCCAATATGTGATGATCAGCATGACCGACACCGGCACCGGCATGTCGCCCGACGTGATCGAGCGGGCATTCGACCCGTTCTACACCACCAAGGGACCCGGCAAGGGTACCGGTCTCGGCCTCAGCCAGGTTTACGGCTACATCAAGCAGAGCGGCGGCCACATCAAGATCTATTCGGAGATCGACAGGGGCACGACGGTGAAGATCTATCTGCCCCGTCATGTCGGCGCGACGGACGCCAGGCTGAGTGCCTCAGGCGCCCAGCCCATTCCTCAGGGCAGCGTCAACGACACGATCCTGGTGGTGGAGGATGATGAGAACGTCCGCATCATGACCGCCGAAAGCCTGCATGAACTCGGTTACACCGTGTTGCAGGCGGCAAGCGGCATGGAGGCGCTTCTCCTTCTGGAAGCAAATCGGGAGGTCGACCTGATCTTCACCGATATCGTCATGCCGCAAATGAGCGGGCGCCAGCTTGCCGATATCGTCCAGGAGAAATGGCCGGCGATCCGGATCCTCTACACCACCGGCTATACCCGCAATGCCATCGTCCATAACGGGGTGCTCGATCACGGCGTCTCCCTGCTTGCCAAGCCTTTCAGCCTGGAGCAGCTCGCCCATAAGGTCCGCGAACTTCTGAATGTGCCGGCGAGAATGGAAGATGAGAGGACGTGA
- a CDS encoding response regulator encodes MKDIFIVEDDALIAMLLEDMLADLGYRVCASAPDLERALATARDTEFDAAILDVSLAGQSSLPVAKLLDERGKPYVYATGYGAAPAGSSPSTLPVLQKPFQLSELEQAMKRLTEA; translated from the coding sequence ATGAAAGACATATTCATCGTCGAAGACGACGCGCTGATTGCCATGCTGCTCGAGGACATGCTCGCCGATCTCGGCTACCGGGTTTGCGCCAGCGCGCCCGATCTGGAACGGGCGCTGGCAACCGCCAGGGACACGGAATTCGACGCTGCGATTCTCGACGTCTCACTTGCCGGGCAGAGTTCGCTGCCGGTCGCAAAACTGCTCGACGAACGGGGTAAGCCCTATGTCTACGCAACGGGATATGGTGCGGCCCCTGCCGGCAGCAGCCCAAGCACATTGCCCGTGCTGCAAAAACCCTTTCAGCTCAGCGAACTCGAACAGGCGATGAAGCGGCTTACCGAAGCCTGA
- a CDS encoding MerR family transcriptional regulator, with protein MTLDKSPDAFRTISEVADDLDLPQHVLRFWETRFPQIKPMKRGGGRRYYRPEDVDLLKGIRHLLYDHGYTIKGVQKLLKTNGNKFVISVGHGDLASVEALASGVQEASGGEPRVGMADEDQIVGRAKPPITRRFFNFVAGEDEQEVSIGKSSVGKEDRALLQEALYDLLECKRLLDQVR; from the coding sequence ATGACGTTGGACAAGAGCCCCGATGCCTTTCGCACCATCAGCGAAGTCGCAGACGATCTTGATCTGCCGCAGCATGTGCTGCGCTTCTGGGAGACGCGTTTTCCGCAGATAAAGCCGATGAAGCGCGGCGGCGGCCGTCGCTATTACCGGCCCGAGGACGTGGATCTCCTCAAGGGCATCCGGCATTTGCTCTATGATCACGGCTATACGATCAAGGGTGTGCAGAAGCTTCTGAAAACCAACGGCAACAAGTTCGTTATCTCGGTCGGCCACGGCGATCTCGCCAGCGTCGAGGCACTTGCATCGGGCGTTCAGGAGGCGAGTGGCGGGGAACCGCGCGTCGGCATGGCCGATGAAGACCAGATTGTCGGCCGCGCCAAGCCGCCGATCACCCGCCGCTTCTTCAATTTCGTGGCTGGCGAGGACGAACAGGAAGTCTCGATCGGCAAGTCGAGCGTCGGCAAGGAAGACAGGGCATTGCTGCAGGAGGCGCTCTACGACCTGCTGGAATGCAAGCGTCTGCTCGATCAGGTGCGCTGA
- a CDS encoding integration host factor subunit alpha: protein MTGKTVTRADLAESVFRKVGLSRTESAELVETVIDEVCNAIVRGETVKLSSFATFQVRDKNERIGRNPKTGEEVPISPRRVMTFKASNVLKTRILKAHVARKVKLKPQNPAS, encoded by the coding sequence ATGACCGGAAAAACAGTGACGCGAGCAGACCTGGCGGAATCCGTTTTCCGCAAGGTCGGGCTTTCCCGGACCGAATCTGCGGAACTTGTGGAAACCGTCATCGACGAAGTTTGCAACGCCATCGTGCGTGGTGAAACCGTCAAGCTGTCCTCCTTCGCCACTTTCCAGGTGCGCGACAAGAACGAGCGGATCGGCCGCAACCCGAAGACCGGCGAGGAGGTTCCGATTTCTCCCCGCCGGGTCATGACCTTCAAGGCGTCGAATGTGCTGAAGACGCGCATCCTCAAGGCGCATGTCGCCCGCAAGGTCAAGCTGAAGCCGCAGAATCCGGCCTCCTGA
- a CDS encoding beta-ketoacyl-ACP synthase III produces the protein MIRSVVRGFGAALPKRVMTNGDMEAIVDTSDEWIVQRTGIRQRYVAGDDETTASLGEAAARAALANGGLTPADIDLIICATSTPDNTFPATSVNIQNRLGMSHGFAFDVQAVCTGFVYAVTTADAYIRGGLAKRVLVIGAETFSRILDWNDRTTCVLFGDGAGAIVLEAAEGEGTVADRGVLTAHLRSDGSHKEKLYVDGGPSTTGTVGKLRMEGREVFKYAVGMITDVIQAAFDSTGTTAEDLDWLVPHQANRRIIDGSAKKLNIDAAKVVVTVDLHGNTSAASIPLALATAAGDGRIKKGDLVMLEAMGGGFTWGAVLLRW, from the coding sequence ATGATCCGTTCAGTGGTTCGCGGGTTCGGAGCCGCACTTCCGAAGCGCGTTATGACCAATGGTGATATGGAGGCGATCGTCGACACGTCGGACGAATGGATCGTCCAGCGCACCGGCATCCGCCAGCGTTATGTCGCCGGCGACGACGAGACGACGGCCTCGCTGGGGGAGGCCGCCGCGCGTGCCGCTCTTGCCAATGGCGGCCTGACGCCTGCCGATATCGATCTGATCATCTGCGCCACCTCGACGCCGGACAACACCTTTCCGGCAACCTCGGTCAATATTCAGAACCGCCTCGGTATGAGCCACGGCTTCGCCTTCGACGTCCAGGCCGTTTGCACCGGTTTCGTCTATGCGGTCACGACGGCGGATGCCTATATCCGCGGCGGCCTTGCCAAGCGCGTTCTCGTCATCGGCGCTGAAACCTTTTCACGCATTCTCGACTGGAACGACCGCACCACCTGCGTACTGTTCGGCGATGGCGCCGGCGCGATCGTGCTCGAAGCCGCAGAAGGCGAGGGCACCGTTGCCGATCGCGGCGTGCTGACGGCGCATCTGCGCTCCGACGGCTCGCACAAGGAAAAGCTCTATGTCGATGGCGGCCCGTCGACGACGGGCACCGTCGGCAAGCTGCGCATGGAAGGCCGCGAGGTCTTCAAATACGCCGTCGGCATGATCACCGATGTCATTCAGGCTGCCTTCGATTCGACCGGCACCACTGCCGAGGACCTCGACTGGCTGGTGCCGCACCAGGCCAATCGGCGCATCATCGACGGTTCGGCCAAGAAGCTGAACATCGATGCGGCGAAGGTCGTCGTCACCGTGGATCTGCACGGCAATACCTCGGCGGCCTCGATCCCGCTCGCGCTCGCGACCGCTGCCGGCGACGGCCGCATCAAGAAGGGCGACCTGGTGATGCTCGAAGCGATGGGTGGCGGTTTCACCTGGGGCGCCGTTCTGCTGCGCTGGTAG
- the plsX gene encoding phosphate acyltransferase PlsX codes for MIRISLDLMGGDFGPQVVIPGAAKALDRHPDIFFVFYGLKEQCDPVLAKFPKLREKSLFHDCELAVSMGEKPSQALRRGRYISTMWRSIEAVKTGEADVAVSAGNTGALMAMAKFCLRTMANIERPAIAAIWPTLKGESIVLDVGATIGADAQQLMDFALMGGAMARALFEVERPTIGLLNVGVEEMKGQEEVKEAGRLLREANIDSLEYSGFVEGNDLGKGTVDVVVTEGFSGNIALKTAEGTAKQIAEYLRAAMSRTLLARIGYLFAKSAFDLLREKLDPSKVNGGVFLGLNGIVIKSHGGANAEGIAAAIEVGYDMAKNGLNQKIENDLKKYHAKRLPPMGPEAA; via the coding sequence GTGATCAGAATATCTCTCGACCTCATGGGTGGCGACTTTGGTCCCCAGGTTGTCATCCCCGGCGCCGCCAAGGCGCTGGACCGGCATCCGGATATTTTCTTCGTTTTCTACGGTCTCAAGGAACAGTGCGATCCGGTTCTCGCCAAGTTTCCGAAACTCAGGGAAAAATCGCTCTTTCACGATTGCGAGCTTGCCGTCAGCATGGGTGAAAAGCCGAGCCAGGCGCTGCGCCGCGGCCGCTATATCTCCACCATGTGGCGCTCGATCGAGGCGGTGAAGACGGGCGAGGCCGATGTCGCGGTCTCGGCGGGCAATACCGGGGCGCTGATGGCGATGGCGAAGTTCTGTCTGCGCACCATGGCCAATATCGAGCGCCCGGCGATCGCAGCGATCTGGCCGACGCTGAAGGGTGAGAGCATCGTGCTCGACGTCGGTGCGACGATCGGCGCCGATGCGCAGCAGCTGATGGATTTCGCCCTGATGGGCGGCGCCATGGCGCGGGCGCTGTTCGAGGTCGAACGTCCGACGATCGGCCTTCTGAATGTCGGCGTCGAGGAGATGAAAGGCCAGGAAGAGGTCAAGGAGGCCGGCCGGCTGTTGCGTGAGGCGAACATCGATTCGCTCGAATATTCCGGCTTCGTCGAGGGCAACGACCTTGGCAAGGGCACGGTCGACGTCGTCGTCACCGAAGGGTTCTCAGGCAATATCGCGTTGAAGACCGCCGAAGGCACCGCCAAGCAGATCGCCGAATATCTGCGCGCCGCCATGTCGCGCACGCTGCTCGCCCGCATCGGCTACCTCTTTGCCAAAAGCGCCTTCGACCTGCTTCGCGAGAAGCTCGATCCGAGCAAGGTCAATGGCGGCGTGTTTCTCGGCCTGAACGGCATCGTCATCAAGAGCCATGGCGGGGCGAATGCCGAGGGCATCGCAGCCGCCATCGAAGTCGGCTACGATATGGCCAAGAACGGCCTCAATCAGAAAATAGAAAACGATCTTAAGAAATATCATGCCAAGCGGCTGCCCCCGATGGGCCCGGAAGCTGCATGA
- a CDS encoding DUF177 domain-containing protein — translation MKNHRDDVPFSYHVKVGHISANPVEVHVEADADELKALAESWSVVSVDDLSADLQIARWKRDGVRIKGRVKAKIVQSCVVTLEPVESAIDESFEQIFVPEGSKLARQAGNDAGEMLLDPDGPDLPETFVGDTIDAGEVVAEFAALAIDPYPRKGGIEFAGHIEDSGEDDKKPSAFAALKDWKKD, via the coding sequence ATGAAGAACCATCGGGACGATGTTCCCTTCTCCTATCACGTCAAGGTCGGCCATATCTCGGCCAACCCCGTCGAGGTTCATGTCGAGGCTGATGCCGACGAGTTGAAGGCGCTTGCCGAGAGCTGGAGCGTCGTCTCGGTCGACGATCTCAGCGCCGATCTGCAGATTGCCCGCTGGAAGCGCGACGGCGTGCGTATCAAGGGCCGCGTGAAGGCGAAGATCGTCCAGTCCTGCGTCGTGACGCTGGAGCCGGTCGAATCTGCCATCGACGAGAGCTTCGAGCAGATCTTCGTGCCTGAAGGTTCCAAGCTTGCCCGCCAGGCCGGCAATGATGCGGGCGAGATGCTGCTCGATCCCGATGGTCCCGATCTGCCCGAAACCTTTGTCGGCGATACGATCGATGCCGGCGAGGTGGTTGCCGAATTCGCCGCTCTCGCGATCGATCCCTATCCGCGCAAGGGGGGCATCGAATTCGCAGGCCATATCGAAGATAGCGGCGAGGACGATAAAAAGCCCTCGGCTTTCGCTGCCCTCAAGGATTGGAAAAAGGACTGA
- a CDS encoding ubiquinol-cytochrome C chaperone family protein, with translation MQQGQRPAGVKNEAFPEKTMIFGLFRKKNNNQAIVDRQYALLTAAARMPEIYERLNVPDTVMGRFEMLSIAMILFFRRTRSSATSGQEIAQEIVDAFFQDIDYSIRELGIGDNSVPKRMKKLAGMFYGRLEAYSKAMDAGDTEALALALTRNIYPESPVPADMSGLAGWMLAAESHLSALAEDEIAIGSATLPPVAWPPVAHPPVA, from the coding sequence ATGCAACAAGGCCAGAGGCCAGCCGGCGTGAAGAATGAGGCATTTCCGGAAAAAACAATGATCTTCGGGCTGTTCCGCAAGAAAAACAACAATCAGGCAATCGTCGACAGGCAATATGCGCTGCTGACGGCGGCCGCGCGCATGCCGGAGATTTATGAGCGGCTCAATGTGCCGGATACGGTCATGGGCCGTTTCGAGATGCTGTCGATCGCCATGATTCTGTTTTTCCGCCGCACGCGCAGCTCCGCCACCAGCGGCCAGGAGATCGCCCAGGAGATCGTCGATGCTTTCTTCCAGGATATCGACTATTCGATCCGCGAACTCGGCATCGGCGATAACAGCGTGCCGAAGCGCATGAAGAAGCTCGCCGGCATGTTTTACGGCCGGCTCGAAGCCTATTCGAAGGCGATGGACGCGGGCGATACCGAAGCGCTGGCCCTCGCGCTCACGCGCAATATCTATCCGGAAAGCCCGGTGCCGGCCGATATGTCCGGCCTCGCCGGCTGGATGCTCGCCGCGGAATCGCATTTGTCGGCTCTTGCCGAAGATGAGATCGCCATCGGTTCGGCGACGCTCCCGCCGGTCGCCTGGCCACCGGTTGCCCACCCGCCGGTTGCTTGA
- a CDS encoding outer membrane protein assembly factor BamE codes for MSLKKRYFKSDVKFFSSAAIALIIASTTALSGCQTSTVLNGGYVADQQSLNLVPEGSSREQVLLSLGTPSTTATFDGEVFYYISQRRTRAVAFQKLKVVDQSVLAIYFDKDGVVSRRANYTLQDGKVFDTIGRVTPTGGKELTFLQQMLSGGSAASAARSLFGGGAGGTPQNPSSLR; via the coding sequence ATGTCGTTGAAGAAACGGTATTTCAAGTCTGACGTGAAATTCTTCAGCAGTGCGGCCATTGCCCTTATAATCGCCTCCACCACAGCTCTTTCCGGTTGCCAGACCAGCACCGTGCTCAACGGCGGATATGTCGCCGACCAGCAATCGCTGAACCTCGTTCCCGAGGGATCCAGCCGCGAGCAGGTGCTGCTTTCGCTCGGCACCCCGTCGACGACGGCGACCTTCGACGGCGAAGTCTTCTATTATATCTCGCAGCGGCGCACACGTGCGGTCGCCTTCCAGAAGCTGAAGGTCGTCGACCAGAGCGTTCTGGCGATCTATTTCGACAAGGACGGCGTCGTCAGCCGCCGCGCCAATTATACGCTGCAGGACGGCAAGGTGTTCGACACGATCGGACGCGTCACGCCGACCGGCGGCAAGGAGCTCACCTTCCTGCAGCAGATGCTCTCCGGCGGCAGCGCCGCGAGCGCGGCCCGCAGCCTGTTCGGCGGCGGCGCCGGCGGCACGCCGCAGAATCCGAGCAGCCTGCGCTGA